The following are encoded together in the Balaenoptera acutorostrata chromosome 9, mBalAcu1.1, whole genome shotgun sequence genome:
- the LOC130708808 gene encoding NACHT, LRR and PYD domains-containing protein 6-like: protein PVAHLQDHHVRVPAFHRQRPELGARGRPTPPAGRAAQAVPPGLRRRPRGQGAGRTSPRRTWNDWSFAAPESRRSFSARRRRARRAGNRGHPPVHRPDLPGILSRAVLPAGGAGALLRGAPELRGRLALTTRFLFGPLNAERMRDVEHHFGCAVSERGKQDVPRWVQDQCQGCPRAAPEGTEGTQALRGAGESEEEEGEELNDLLELLHCLSETQEDTLVHQALRGLPELALERVHFSRTDLAVLSYCARCCPAGQAVQLVSCRLATAQEKKKKSLMKRLQGRLGGSS, encoded by the exons CCTGTCGCGCACCTCCAAGACCACCACGTCCGTGTACCTGCTTTTCATCGGCAGCGTCCTGAGCTCGGCGCCCGCGGCCGACCCACCCCGCCTGCAGGAAGAGCTGCGCAAGCTGTGCCGCCTGGCCTGCGAAGGCGTCctcgggggcagggggcagggcgcACTTCTCCGAGAAGGACCTGGAACGACTGGAGCTTTGCGGCTCCAGAGTCCAGACGCAGTTTCTCCGCAAGAAGGAGACGTGCCAGGCGTGCTGGAAACCGAGGTCACCCACCGGTTCATCGACCAGACCTTCCAGGAATTCTTAGCCGCGCTGTCCTAC CTGCTGGCGGCGCGGGGGCACTTCTGCGGGGGGCCCCGGAGCTGCGTGGCCGCCTCGCGCTCACTACGCGCTTCCTTTTCGGGCCACTGAACGCAGAGAGGATGCGCGACGTGGAGCACCACTTCGGCTGCGCGGTTTCAGAGCGCGGGAAGCAGGATGTCCCGAGGTGGGTGCAGGATCAGTGCCAGGGCTGCCCTAGGGCGGCGCCAGAGGGGACGGAGGGGACCCAAGCGCTCCGGGGCGCTGGGGagtcagaggaggaggagggcgaggAGCTCAACGACCTGCTGGAGCTGCTGCACTGCCTGTCCGAGACGCAGGAGGACACCCTTGTGCACCAGGCCCTGCGCGGCCTCCCCGAGCTGGCCCTGGAGCGAGTGCACTTCAGCAGAACGGACCTGGCCGTCCTGAGCTACTGCGCGCGGTGCTGCCCGGCGGGGCAGGCGGTGCAGCTGGTTAGCTGCAGACTGGCCACTGCacaggagaagaagaagaagagcctGATGAAGCGGCTGCAGGGCCGCCTGGGAGGCAGCTCGTGA